From the genome of Candidatus Zixiibacteriota bacterium, one region includes:
- the hslU gene encoding ATP-dependent protease ATPase subunit HslU yields MNEKYFTPREIVEHLDKYVIGQANAKKAVAIALRNRWRRRHAPEDIRGEIMPNNIIMIGPTGVGKTEIARRLADLAGAPFLKVEASKFTEVGYVGRDVESMVRDLVDIAVNMVKTEKSRDLTAAAEKNTTERLLDLLLGPAPTPESAVAADGDRQPELPVVPDHPSTRDKFRARLEAGQLDEREVELETPQSQYPVVEIFSPFGMEELGANFQEMFSGLLPKKTRRRKMTVADARKYLASEELNRLVNMDEVIVEAMDRVQESGIIFIDEIDKIVGDDSRTGPDVSREGVQRDILPIVEGASVMTKYGMIVTDHVLFIAAGAFHGAKPSDLIPELQGRFPIRVELDSLSAADFERILVEPKNALIKQYKALLATESVELDFPAAAIRKIAQMAERVNNDSENIGARRLHTILTTLLEDVLFEPPVTKKKITITAAMVEKRLSAIIENEDLSRYIL; encoded by the coding sequence ATGAACGAAAAGTATTTTACGCCGCGCGAGATTGTCGAACACCTCGATAAATATGTGATCGGGCAGGCCAATGCCAAAAAGGCCGTAGCCATCGCCCTGCGCAACCGATGGCGGCGGCGCCATGCCCCCGAAGACATCCGCGGCGAAATCATGCCCAACAACATCATCATGATCGGCCCCACCGGTGTCGGCAAAACCGAAATCGCCCGCCGCCTGGCCGATCTCGCCGGCGCGCCCTTCCTCAAAGTCGAAGCGTCCAAGTTTACCGAGGTCGGATATGTCGGGCGCGATGTCGAGTCGATGGTTCGTGATCTCGTCGATATCGCCGTCAACATGGTCAAGACCGAAAAGTCCAGAGACCTCACCGCTGCTGCGGAGAAAAATACCACCGAACGGTTGCTCGATCTCCTCCTGGGCCCGGCCCCGACACCCGAGTCGGCCGTTGCCGCCGACGGCGACCGGCAACCCGAGCTCCCGGTTGTCCCGGATCACCCGTCGACCCGCGACAAGTTTCGTGCCCGGCTCGAAGCCGGGCAACTCGATGAACGCGAGGTCGAGCTCGAAACTCCACAGAGCCAGTACCCGGTCGTCGAGATCTTCTCGCCCTTCGGGATGGAAGAACTCGGAGCCAATTTTCAGGAGATGTTCTCAGGCCTGCTGCCGAAAAAAACGCGGCGCCGCAAAATGACTGTTGCCGACGCACGGAAGTATCTCGCCAGCGAAGAACTCAATCGGCTCGTGAACATGGACGAGGTGATTGTCGAGGCCATGGACCGCGTGCAGGAATCCGGCATCATCTTCATCGACGAGATCGACAAAATCGTCGGCGATGATTCGCGGACCGGTCCCGATGTCAGCCGTGAAGGCGTCCAGCGCGATATCCTGCCGATCGTCGAGGGCGCCTCCGTCATGACCAAGTACGGCATGATCGTCACCGACCACGTGCTGTTTATTGCCGCGGGCGCTTTCCACGGCGCCAAACCGTCCGATCTCATCCCGGAACTGCAGGGCCGATTCCCGATTCGGGTGGAACTGGATTCGCTTTCCGCCGCGGACTTCGAACGCATTCTCGTCGAACCCAAAAATGCACTGATCAAACAGTACAAAGCGCTGCTGGCGACCGAGTCCGTGGAACTCGACTTCCCTGCGGCGGCGATCAGGAAAATCGCCCAGATGGCCGAACGCGTCAACAACGACTCCGAGAACATCGGAGCCCGCCGCCTGCACACCATCCTGACGACGTTGCTCGAAGATGTCCTGTTTGAGCCGCCCGTCACAAAGAAAAAGATCACGATAACAGCCGCCATGGTCGAGAAACGACTGTCCGCGATCATTGAAAACGAGGATCTCAGCAGATATATATTGTGA
- the hslV gene encoding ATP-dependent protease subunit HslV, whose amino-acid sequence MWRSTTIIGIIHKGQAAMAGDGQVSFDDTVLKTKAVKIRRMYNDNILAGFAGTAADALALFELLDKKVEEYNGNLPKAAVELAKEWRTDKMLQKLEALIAVTDRKNIFLISGTGDVVEPDDAIVAIGSGGNYALAAARGILAANPRLSAEKVARMALEIAADICVFTNKYITVDVLK is encoded by the coding sequence ATGTGGCGTTCTACGACCATCATAGGAATCATTCACAAAGGACAGGCCGCCATGGCCGGCGACGGTCAGGTCAGCTTCGACGACACCGTCCTGAAAACCAAAGCGGTCAAAATCCGTCGAATGTACAATGACAACATCCTGGCGGGGTTTGCCGGAACGGCCGCCGATGCGCTTGCGCTGTTCGAACTGCTCGACAAAAAGGTCGAAGAATACAACGGCAACCTTCCCAAAGCCGCCGTCGAACTCGCCAAAGAGTGGCGTACCGATAAGATGCTGCAAAAGCTCGAGGCGCTCATCGCGGTCACCGACCGGAAGAACATCTTCCTGATCAGCGGCACCGGCGACGTGGTCGAGCCCGATGACGCCATTGTTGCGATCGGGTCCGGCGGCAATTACGCCCTTGCCGCCGCGCGCGGTATCCTCGCGGCGAATCCCCGCCTGAGCGCGGAGAAGGTCGCCCGCATGGCGCTGGAAATCGCTGCCGACATCTGTGTCTTCACGAACAAGTATATCACCGTGGACGTGCTCAAATGA
- a CDS encoding tyrosine-type recombinase/integrase: MLRQALTAYLKELAEHKQRSHHTISAYRRDLGLWLDWLEKQHAELPSSKKNDPLYLRMFLRNRHLQGVGNRSLARFVSALSGFQKYLGRSAKYREYLFVLPRIKFSSPLPDFLSQPDASRLFDHTSARPHKQAYAYRRDFITVALLYVTGLRREEIAGIQLSDIDHDRRMITVIGKGNKQRVVPIGEQTMRDLEDYLRAREVFCAHAESRSSSLLLNNRGDGLTVRTINRIVKRFGAGEGVSMTPHTLRHSFATHLLENGADLMLIKEILGHASLSTTQKYTHVTAETMKRVYARSHPRSGGKS, translated from the coding sequence ATGCTACGCCAGGCGTTGACAGCCTATCTCAAAGAACTTGCCGAGCACAAACAGCGATCGCACCACACGATCTCGGCCTACCGTCGCGATCTGGGCCTCTGGCTCGACTGGCTCGAGAAACAGCACGCCGAATTGCCGTCGTCAAAGAAAAACGACCCCCTCTATCTGAGAATGTTTCTCCGCAATCGCCACCTGCAGGGGGTCGGTAATCGCTCCCTCGCCCGGTTTGTCTCCGCACTCTCCGGCTTCCAGAAGTACCTCGGTCGAAGCGCCAAATACCGCGAGTACCTGTTCGTCCTCCCGCGCATCAAATTCTCGTCGCCTCTGCCGGACTTCTTGTCTCAACCGGATGCGTCCCGGCTGTTCGACCATACCAGCGCCCGACCGCACAAACAGGCATACGCGTACCGGCGGGACTTCATCACGGTTGCCCTGCTCTATGTCACCGGACTCCGGAGGGAAGAAATCGCCGGAATTCAATTGTCCGACATCGATCACGACCGTCGGATGATTACGGTGATCGGCAAAGGCAACAAACAGCGCGTTGTGCCGATCGGCGAACAGACCATGCGCGATCTCGAAGACTATCTGCGTGCCAGGGAAGTTTTCTGCGCACACGCAGAATCCCGCTCGAGTTCATTGTTGCTCAACAACCGGGGCGACGGTCTCACCGTGCGAACGATCAATCGAATCGTGAAACGGTTCGGAGCGGGGGAGGGGGTCTCGATGACGCCGCACACCCTGCGACACTCGTTTGCCACCCACCTGCTCGAAAACGGCGCCGACCTGATGCTCATCAAGGAGATCCTCGGCCATGCGTCGCTGTCTACGACGCAAAAATACACGCACGTCACCGCCGAGACCATGAAACGAGTCTATGCGCGATCGCATCCCCGATCCGGGGGAAAATCATAA